From a single Excalfactoria chinensis isolate bCotChi1 unplaced genomic scaffold, bCotChi1.hap2 Scaffold_85, whole genome shotgun sequence genomic region:
- the LOC140265407 gene encoding olfactory receptor 14J1-like: MPNSSSISEFLLLPLADTRQLQLLHFWLLLGIYLAALLGNGLISTAVACDRRLHTPMYFFLLNLALLDLGCISTTLPKAMANALWDTRAISYAGCAAQIFFFVFFLSAEFSLLTIMSYDRYVAICKPLHYGTLMDSRACATMAAAAWSSMLLYSLLHTASTFSLPLCQGNVVNQFFCEIPQILKLSCSESNLREVVLLIFSASLVFGCFVFIVVSYVQIFLAVLRMPSEQGRHKAFSTCLPHLAVVSLFVSTGAFANLKPLSLSSPSMDLMVALLYSVVPPTLNPIIYSMRNREIKHSLREVLQSALFQIP, encoded by the coding sequence atgcccaacagcagctccatcagcgagttcctcctgctgccgttggcagacacgcggcagctgcagctcctgcacttctggctcttgctgggcatctacctggctgccctcctgggcaacggcctcatcagcacagccgtagcctgcgaccgccgcctgcacacccccatgtacttcttcctgctcaacctggccctcctcgacctgggctgcatctccaccactctccccaaagccatggccaacgccctctgggacaccagggccatctcctatgcaggatgtgctgcacagatttttttctttgtcttcttcctctcagcagagttttcccttctcaccatcatgtcctatgaccgctacgttgccatctgcaagcccctgcactacgggaccttgatggacagcagagcttgtgccaccatggcagcagctgcctggagtAGTATGCTTCTCTATTCcttgctgcacactgccagtacgttttcattgcctctctgccaaggcaatgttgtcaaccagtttttctgtgaaatcccccagatcctcaagctctcctgctcagaatcaaatctcagggaagttgtgcttctcatttttagtgccagtttggtctttggctgctttgttttcatagttgtgtcttatgtgcagatcttccttgctgtgctgaggatgccctctgagcagggacggcacaaagccttctccacgtgcctccctcacctggccgtggtctctcTATTTGTCAGCACTGGTGCTTTTGCCAACCTGAAGCCACTCTCACTCTCttccccatccatggacctgatggtggcacttctgtactcagtggttcctccaacactgaaccctattatctacagcatgaggaacagggagatcaagcactcTCTCAGAGAGGTGTTACAGTCCGCACTATTCCAGATTCCATAA
- the LOC140265408 gene encoding olfactory receptor 14J1-like — MPNSSSISEFLLLPLADTRQLQLLHFWLLLGIYLAALLGNGLISTAVACDRRLHTPMYFFLLNLALLDLGCISTTLPKAMVDALWDTRAISYTGCAAQIFFYFYFVSAEFSVLTIMSYDRYVAICKPLHYGTLMDSRACATMAAAAWGAGVLNSLLHTASTFSLPLCQGNVVNQFFCEIPQILKLSCSESNLREVVLIIFSVSLGFGCFVYIFVTYVQIFKTVLRMPSEQGRHKAFSTCLPHLAVVSLFLSTAFFAYLKPPSISSPLLDLTVALLYSVVPPTLNPIIYSMRNREIKHSLRKVLQYTVF; from the coding sequence atgcccaacagcagctccatcagcgagttcctcctgctgccgttggcagacacgcggcagctgcagctcctgcacttctggctcttgctgggcatctacctggctgccctcctgggcaacggcctcatcagcacagccgtagcctgcgaccgccgcctgcacacccccatgtacttcttcctgctcaacctggccctcctcgacctgggctgcatctccaccactctccccaaagccatggtcgacgccctctgggacaccagggccatctcctacacaggatgtgctgcacagatctttttctaCTTCTACTTtgtctcagcagagttttccgttctcaccatcatgtcctatgaccgctacgttgccatctgcaagcccctgcactatgggaccttgatggacagcagagcttgtgccaccatggcagcagctgcctggggcgctggggttctcaattccctgctgcacactgccagtacgttttcactgcctctctgccaaggcaatgttgtcaaccagtttttctgtgaaatcccccagatcctcaagctctcctgctcagaatcaaatctcagggaagttgtgcttatcatttttagtgtcagtttaggctttgggtgctttgtCTACATATTTGTGacctatgtgcagatcttcaagactgtgctgaggatgccctctgagcagggacggcacaaagccttctccacgtgcctccctcacctggctgtggtctccctgtttctcagcactgccttttttgcctaccttaagcccccctccatttcctccccactcctggatctgacagtggcacttctgtactcagtggttcctccaacgctgaaccctattatctacagcatgaggaacagggagatcaagcactctctcaggaaggtgttgcagtACACAGTATTCTAG